One window from the genome of Hydra vulgaris chromosome 02, alternate assembly HydraT2T_AEP encodes:
- the LOC136075908 gene encoding uncharacterized protein LOC136075908, which produces MSITHYTFTLDLFFANFVYGSFIGWKKNDPFIKVLLRPKCEVTANQNFEKNSTFLFVYQSQWQKDLLLRYGNEIILLDATYRTTRYSLPLFFLTVKTNIDYQVVATFVTENETKNAITEALTIIKDWNSSFQPSFCMTDYCNEEIESLETVFPGCHVIICDFHREQAWDRWLSKKTNDCSDFKGSIISILRRIARAQNNNEIEAAIEKLNTSNFWLDGKFHKFKKYITNYWLCNKERWIWAYRQDRLLVNLNTNNGLERQNETFKYTYLQRHKNSSITGMLTLLIEEFFADKFEHYSESNYKMSHGYKRYSVDVPEYLFNRPHHFVKQCLKKQSLANSFDINGVKMEGHGIFSINSFSNKQKSYTVYFGDENTMPSCTCKDWLRSCYLFLVFRKFPEAWSWDSLSLLYRQSPFLNLDIIKNDMVLNDSNICQSKHEDKNSHDYVDNVYTKLQSNQLGRIKRKKPSKSSEVREMLSTIKNLTFDFDETSEEIDYLHGMLSNVLGNLYPTRNKEKGLPVRTTHSHDYVANNHTKTVDLPIIKKKVSAHRVGKKIELFNSASNIKIDYIASEAQIQECIITDDQITGDITFTTNKMIANVSSESNTENAISNVPLLSSNDLEDLLNNQMLSDSVIHCFQNLIKKSHLSSNGLQDPILGQKLFFKILGSQPFVQVIHNGNNHWLAHWLAHMVVNMEK; this is translated from the exons ATGAGTATAACTCATTATACCTTTACTCTTGacttgttttt tgCTAATTTTGTGTATGGTAGTTTTATAGGATGGAAAAAAAATGATCCATTCATTAAAGTCTTACTTCGACCAAAATGCGAAGTCACagcaaatcaaaattttgaaaaaaattccacATTTCTATTTGTATATCAGTCACAGTGGCAAAAAGACCTTCTTTTGAGGTATGGAAATGAAATAATACTTCTTGATGCTACTTACAGAACTACAAGATATTCCCtacccttattttttttaactgtaaagaCTAACATAGATTACCAAGTAGTAGCCACTTTTGTCACTGAAAATGAAACGAAAAATGCTATCACTGAAGCATTAACTATCATAAAAGATTGGAATTCATCCTTTCAGCCTTCTTTTTGTATGACAGACTATTGCAATGAAGAAATTGAGTCATTAGAAACTGTTTTTCCAG gttgtcATGTCATCATATGTGATTTCCACAGAGAGCAGGCATGGGATAGATGGCtttccaaaaaaacaaatgattgtTCAGATTTCAAAGGAAGCATAATTTCAATACTGCGACGTATTGCAAGAGCGCAAAATAATAATGAGATAGAGGCAGCAATTGAAAAGCTTAATACTTCAAATTTTTGGTTGGATggtaaatttcataaatttaagaAGTATATAACTAATTATTGGTTATGCAACAAAGAA AGATGGATATGGGCCTATCGCCAGGATCGTTTATTAGTCAATCTAAATACCAACAATGGTCTTGAAAGacaaaatgaaacttttaagtACACCTATCTTCAGCGCCACAAAAACTCATCTATTACTGGAATGTTAACCTTATTAATTGAAGAATTTTTTGCTGATAAATTTGAACA TTATTCAGAGTCTAATTACAAAATGAGTCATGGATATAAACGCTACAGTGTTGATGTACCTGAATACTTGTTCAACCGACCACATCATTTTGTTAAacagtgtttaaaaaaacaatctttggCTAATAGTTTTGATATAAATGGGGTGAAAATGGAAGGTCAtggaatattttcaataaatagtttttcaaataaacagaAAAGCTACACTGTTTATTTTGGGGATGAAAATACCATGCCGAGTTGTACTTGTAAAGACTGGTTACGATCATGTTacctttttttagtatttagaaAATTTCCAGAAGCATGGTCATGGGATTCTTTATCATTGTTATACAGGCAAtctccatttttaaatttagatataattaaaaatgatatggttttaaatgattcaaataTATGTCAATCCAAACATGAAGATAAAAATAGTCATGATTATGTTGATAATGTTTATACTAAATTACAATCAAATCAATTGGgtagaattaaaagaaaaaaaccttcTAAATCCTCTGAAGTGCGTGAAATGCTTAgcactattaaaaatttaacatttgattttgatgaaacaTCGGAAGAAATTGATTATCTCCATGGAATGCTTTCAAATGTTTTAGGAAATCTGTATCCAacaagaaataaagaaaaaggcTTACCAGTTAGAACAACGCATTCACACGATTATGTAGCTAATAATCATACAAAAACAGTCGATCTgcctattattaaaaaaaaagtatctgcGCATCGAGTAGGTAAGAAAATTGAATTGTTCAACTCAGCGTCTAACATTAAAATTGATTACATTGCATCTGAAGCACAAATACAAGAGTGTATCATTACAGATGATCAAATAACAGGAGATATTACATTTACAACCAACAAAATGATTGCAAATGTATCATCTGAAAGCAACACCGAAAATGCAATTTCAAATGTTCCACTACTTTCAAGTAATGATTTAGAAGATCTTTTAAATAACCAAATGTTATCTGATAGtgtaatacattgtttccaaaacttgattaaaaaaagtcatttatcaTCAAATGGGCTTCAAGATCCAATATTAggacaaaaattattttttaagattctaGGTTCGCAACCATTTGTTCAAGTTATTCATAATGGGAACAACCATTGGCTTGCTCATTGGCTAGCACATATGGTTGTGAATATGGAGAAATAA
- the LOC136076804 gene encoding uncharacterized protein LOC136076804, with amino-acid sequence MCRAKITMREIIHFPEFKISQKTVWRKNNASKLLRQKLKTSTLNELQYSRTIVVVIDDLSSHDKHPVGQAELISQAIDPQISQKLEEYVKEGIYNIREMKRLLRLAVKEIFENENLPPPNNRRFYPCASTIRSHIVKMRQKLR; translated from the exons ATGTGCCGCGCCAAAATAACTATGAGAGAAATAATTCACTTTCCTGAATTTAAG ATATCACAAAAAACTGTATGGCGAAAAAATAATGCCTCAAAACTTTtaagacaaaaattaaaaacttcaacCTTAAATGAATTACAATATAGTCGAACCATTGTTGTTGTCATTGATGATTTGTCCTCTCATGATAAACATCCAGTTGGGCAG GCTGAATTAATTTCTCAAGCAATTGACCCGCAAATTTCCCAAAAACTAGAAGAGTATGTCAAGGAAGGAATATATAACATAAGAGAAATGAAACGCCTTCTTCGACTTGCtgtcaaagaaatttttgaaaatgaaaacctTCCTCCTCCAAATAATAGGAGATTTTATCCATGTGCTAGTACTATAAGATCGCATATTGTTAAAATGAGACAAAAGttaaggtaa